A genomic stretch from Bosea sp. F3-2 includes:
- a CDS encoding ATP-binding cassette domain-containing protein has protein sequence MTAPVLSVENVTMRFGGLVANQNVNFAVERGSITALIGPNGAGKTTLFNCITGFYRASEGRILLNADGQSRDIGALLATPVVGGSHLVTRAGIARTFQNIRLFKEMSVVENLLIAQHLRTNGNLLSGVLKTPAFRRAEAEAVDRAYYWLGQMNLADDANRLAGELPYGRQRRLEIARAMCTSPTLICLDEPAAGLNSAETVELSKVIQRLREEHDLTVMVIEHDMHLVMSISSHVVVLDHGVVIADGTPQRVAADPAVIAAYLGVEEKEVAP, from the coding sequence ATGACCGCTCCCGTCCTCAGCGTCGAGAACGTCACGATGCGCTTCGGCGGTCTCGTGGCCAACCAGAATGTCAATTTCGCCGTCGAGCGCGGCTCGATCACCGCGCTGATCGGTCCCAACGGCGCCGGCAAGACCACGCTGTTCAACTGCATCACCGGCTTCTACCGCGCCAGCGAGGGGCGGATCCTCCTCAATGCCGACGGCCAAAGCCGCGATATCGGCGCGCTGCTGGCGACGCCCGTGGTCGGCGGCTCGCATCTGGTCACGCGGGCCGGCATCGCCCGCACCTTTCAGAACATCCGCCTGTTCAAGGAGATGTCGGTCGTCGAGAATCTCCTGATCGCCCAGCATCTGCGCACCAACGGCAATCTGCTGAGCGGCGTCCTGAAGACGCCGGCCTTTCGGCGCGCCGAAGCGGAAGCCGTGGACCGCGCCTATTACTGGCTCGGGCAGATGAATCTCGCCGATGACGCCAATCGGCTGGCGGGCGAATTGCCCTATGGCCGCCAGCGTCGCCTCGAGATCGCGCGGGCGATGTGCACCTCTCCCACGCTGATTTGCCTGGACGAGCCGGCAGCCGGCCTGAACTCGGCCGAGACGGTCGAGCTCTCGAAGGTGATCCAGCGCCTGCGCGAGGAGCATGACCTGACCGTGATGGTCATCGAGCACGACATGCATCTGGTCATGAGCATATCGAGCCATGTCGTGGTTCTCGATCATGGCGTCGTCATTGCCGACGGCACGCCGCAGCGGGTCGCGGCCGACCCGGCGGTGATCGCGGCCTATCTCGGCGTCGAGGAGAAGGAGGTCGCGCCATGA
- a CDS encoding electron transfer flavoprotein subunit alpha/FixB family protein, translating into MTTLLIAKHDNTSLNEATRKALTAAKALGAPVHVLVAGHNAKAVAEAAAKLDGIEKVLLAEDAAYEHRLAEPLAALIVSLAGPYDALVAPGTTTGKNVMPRVAALLDVMQVSEVTKVVSADTFERPIYAGNAIQTVQSADAKKVLTVRGASFAATGDGAAAAPIETVAAAANPGNSSFKGEEVAKSDRPELASAKIIISGGRALGSAENFGKVIEPVADKLGAAMGASRAAVDAGYAPNDWQVGQTGKVVAPELYIAVGISGAIQHLAGMKDSKVIVAINKDEEAPIFQIADYGLVGDLFTVLPELDAELGRVGQ; encoded by the coding sequence ATGACCACGCTGCTGATCGCCAAGCACGACAACACCAGCCTCAACGAGGCCACCCGCAAGGCGCTGACCGCCGCCAAGGCGCTCGGGGCGCCCGTGCACGTGCTGGTCGCCGGCCACAATGCCAAGGCCGTCGCCGAGGCGGCGGCGAAGCTCGACGGCATCGAGAAGGTGCTGCTCGCCGAGGATGCGGCGTATGAGCATCGCCTGGCCGAGCCGCTGGCGGCGCTGATCGTCTCGCTCGCCGGCCCCTATGATGCGCTGGTCGCGCCCGGCACCACCACCGGCAAGAACGTGATGCCGCGGGTCGCTGCCCTGCTCGACGTGATGCAGGTCTCGGAGGTGACGAAGGTCGTGTCCGCCGACACCTTCGAGCGGCCGATCTATGCCGGCAACGCCATCCAGACGGTGCAGTCCGCCGACGCCAAGAAGGTGCTCACCGTGCGCGGCGCCTCCTTCGCCGCGACCGGCGACGGGGCGGCTGCGGCCCCGATCGAGACGGTCGCGGCGGCGGCGAACCCCGGCAACTCGTCCTTCAAGGGCGAGGAGGTCGCCAAGTCCGATCGTCCGGAGCTCGCCTCCGCCAAGATCATCATCTCGGGTGGCCGTGCGCTGGGCTCGGCCGAGAACTTCGGCAAGGTGATCGAGCCGGTGGCGGACAAGCTCGGCGCCGCGATGGGCGCCTCGCGCGCCGCGGTCGATGCCGGCTACGCCCCGAACGACTGGCAGGTCGGCCAGACCGGCAAGGTCGTGGCGCCGGAGCTCTACATCGCCGTCGGCATCTCCGGCGCGATCCAGCATCTCGCCGGCATGAAGGATTCGAAGGTCATCGTCGCCATCAACAAGGACGAAGAAGCGCCGATCTTCCAGATCGCCGATTACGGCCTCGTCGGTGACCTCTTCACCGTCCTGCCGGAACTCGACGCCGAACTCGGGCGGGTCGGCCAATGA
- the livM gene encoding high-affinity branched-chain amino acid ABC transporter permease LivM, which translates to MDTSSRASMPLALLKEAAYTFVIALIVFGPISGLVLEGFTFSSHLVRPLVIAAIVALGRVLVTLALASRPGQRLAKLLSRTTGGGVTVASGREKSPLLALALVFAAGLAFPFFADKYWLGIAILALIYVLLGLGLNIVVGLAGLLDLGFVAFYAVGAYLLALGSQYLGLGFWGALALAPLLAGFCGMVLAFPVLRMHGDYLAIVTLGFGEIIRLVLTNWLEFTGGPNGAPVPSPTIFGLEFTRAARQGGTPFHEFFGLRYSADYKFWFIYLTLFLVVCAVVYIVARLRAMPIGRLWEALREDEIACRSLGVNAVTTKLSAFMLGASTGGIAGVFFAVHQGFVNPTSFTFFESALILAIVVLGGLGSTRGVIAAAIVLTILPEVLRDFAEYRILVFGILMVVMMIWRPRGLVRITRPAFFPSAARQPQSIATLEPAGAAP; encoded by the coding sequence ATGGACACATCATCCCGCGCGTCCATGCCGCTCGCGCTGCTCAAGGAAGCGGCTTACACCTTCGTCATCGCCCTGATCGTCTTCGGGCCGATCTCCGGCCTGGTTCTCGAAGGCTTCACCTTCTCCAGCCATCTCGTGCGCCCGCTGGTCATCGCCGCGATCGTCGCGCTCGGGCGCGTGCTCGTCACGCTCGCGCTGGCAAGCAGGCCGGGACAGCGTCTCGCCAAGCTTCTGTCGCGAACGACGGGGGGCGGGGTGACGGTCGCCTCGGGCCGGGAAAAATCGCCGCTGCTTGCTCTTGCCCTGGTCTTCGCGGCGGGGTTGGCCTTTCCGTTCTTCGCGGACAAGTACTGGCTCGGCATCGCCATCCTGGCGCTGATCTATGTTCTGCTTGGGTTGGGTCTCAATATCGTCGTCGGGCTCGCCGGGCTGCTCGATCTCGGCTTCGTCGCCTTCTATGCGGTCGGCGCCTATCTGCTGGCGCTGGGCTCGCAATATCTCGGGCTGGGGTTCTGGGGAGCGCTCGCGCTCGCCCCGCTGCTGGCCGGTTTTTGCGGCATGGTGCTGGCCTTTCCCGTCCTGCGGATGCATGGCGACTATCTGGCGATCGTGACGCTCGGCTTCGGCGAGATCATCCGTCTCGTGCTCACCAATTGGCTGGAGTTTACCGGTGGGCCGAACGGGGCTCCGGTTCCTTCGCCGACCATATTTGGCCTCGAATTCACGCGCGCGGCCCGGCAGGGCGGCACGCCGTTCCACGAATTCTTCGGCCTTCGCTACAGCGCTGACTACAAATTCTGGTTCATCTATCTCACCCTGTTCCTGGTCGTCTGCGCGGTCGTCTACATTGTCGCGCGGCTGCGGGCGATGCCGATCGGGCGGCTCTGGGAGGCGCTGCGCGAGGACGAGATCGCCTGCCGCTCGCTCGGTGTGAACGCGGTCACGACGAAGCTCTCGGCTTTCATGCTCGGCGCTTCGACGGGCGGCATCGCCGGCGTGTTCTTCGCCGTGCATCAGGGCTTCGTGAACCCGACCTCGTTCACTTTCTTCGAGTCGGCCCTGATCCTGGCGATCGTCGTGCTCGGCGGCCTCGGCTCGACGCGCGGTGTCATCGCCGCCGCGATCGTCCTGACCATTCTGCCGGAAGTTCTGCGCGACTTCGCCGAATACCGCATTCTGGTCTTCGGCATTCTGATGGTGGTGATGATGATCTGGCGGCCGCGCGGCCTCGTTCGCATCACGCGTCCCGCCTTCTTCCCATCCGCCGCGCGTCAGCCGCAGAGCATCGCAACGCTCGAACCCGCGGGAGCCGCCCCATGA
- a CDS encoding thiamine pyrophosphate-binding protein, whose amino-acid sequence MTAAQQVGTTTSQGMEQMRNGGQLLVESLVALGARKSFGVPGESYLAVLDALHDTAGKLDFVLCRNEGGAAFMAAAYGKLTGAPGICFVTRGPGATNASIGVHTAMQDSAPMLLFVGQVGTDMKGREAFQELDYRAVFGTMAKWAVEIDDVDRIPEILARAWTTATTGRPGPVVIALPEDMLTSLSESSPLRQPARVAEPAPGADALEQARGLLSSAKRPLLMIGGCNWTEAGQGALQAFAEGSDIPVVAAFRYQDQFDNHSPVFVGEAGVGMPAHVRRLMREADVILAVNVRFGEMTTDGYTLLDVPVPAQTLIHIHGSDREIGKVYMPTLGIQAGPNAFAAALAPVKGDWAAWRTRARADYEASFDCPAQPSPVDMGVVTAWLRENLPEDAILTNGAGNFTVWPNKFFRYGKQARLLAPQSGAMGYGLPAAIAAKVAHPERTVVCFAGDGDFQMNCQELGTAMQAGVQPIVLLLNNGIYGTIRAHQERNYPARVSGTKLENPDFILLARAYGYHAERVAKTEDFPAAFARALASKTGAVLDLDISPEALTPRQTLSQMRQAALAKQARKENV is encoded by the coding sequence ATGACGGCGGCCCAACAGGTCGGCACCACGACATCGCAAGGAATGGAGCAGATGCGTAACGGCGGTCAGTTACTGGTTGAGAGTCTCGTTGCTCTCGGAGCAAGGAAGAGTTTCGGGGTGCCGGGCGAGAGCTATCTCGCGGTGCTCGATGCGCTCCACGACACGGCAGGCAAACTCGATTTCGTGCTGTGCCGCAATGAGGGGGGGGCGGCGTTCATGGCTGCGGCCTATGGCAAGCTGACCGGCGCGCCCGGCATCTGCTTCGTAACCCGCGGCCCGGGCGCGACGAACGCCTCGATCGGCGTGCATACGGCGATGCAGGATTCCGCGCCGATGCTGCTCTTCGTCGGCCAGGTGGGGACCGACATGAAGGGCCGTGAGGCCTTCCAGGAGCTCGATTATCGCGCCGTCTTCGGCACGATGGCGAAATGGGCGGTCGAGATCGACGATGTCGACCGCATCCCGGAAATCCTGGCGCGCGCTTGGACGACGGCGACCACCGGCCGGCCCGGCCCGGTCGTGATCGCCCTGCCGGAGGACATGCTGACCTCACTCAGCGAGTCGTCGCCGCTGAGGCAGCCCGCACGGGTCGCGGAGCCTGCGCCGGGCGCCGATGCGTTGGAGCAGGCGAGGGGATTGCTTTCCTCCGCGAAACGCCCGCTGCTGATGATCGGCGGCTGCAACTGGACGGAAGCAGGGCAGGGCGCTCTGCAAGCCTTCGCCGAAGGCTCGGACATCCCGGTCGTCGCAGCCTTCCGCTATCAGGACCAGTTCGACAACCATTCGCCGGTCTTTGTGGGCGAGGCGGGTGTCGGCATGCCGGCGCATGTCCGCCGGCTGATGCGCGAGGCTGACGTGATCCTCGCCGTCAATGTCCGCTTCGGCGAGATGACCACCGACGGCTACACGCTGCTCGACGTGCCGGTCCCGGCACAGACTCTGATCCATATCCATGGCTCCGACCGGGAGATCGGAAAGGTCTATATGCCGACCCTGGGTATCCAGGCGGGACCGAATGCATTTGCAGCCGCGCTCGCGCCGGTGAAGGGCGATTGGGCGGCGTGGCGGACCAGAGCGCGGGCCGACTACGAGGCCAGCTTCGACTGCCCGGCGCAACCGTCGCCGGTCGACATGGGCGTCGTCACTGCCTGGCTGCGCGAGAACCTGCCCGAGGATGCGATCCTCACCAACGGAGCCGGCAACTTCACCGTCTGGCCGAACAAGTTCTTCCGCTATGGCAAGCAGGCGCGGCTGCTCGCGCCCCAGTCGGGCGCAATGGGCTACGGTCTGCCGGCGGCCATTGCCGCGAAGGTCGCCCATCCCGAACGGACGGTCGTCTGTTTTGCGGGTGACGGCGATTTTCAGATGAACTGCCAGGAACTCGGCACGGCCATGCAGGCCGGCGTCCAGCCGATCGTGCTGCTCCTCAACAATGGCATCTACGGTACGATCCGCGCGCACCAGGAACGCAACTATCCAGCCCGGGTCTCCGGAACCAAATTGGAGAATCCGGACTTCATTCTGCTCGCGCGCGCCTATGGCTATCACGCCGAGCGCGTGGCGAAGACCGAGGATTTCCCGGCTGCCTTCGCGCGGGCGCTGGCTTCCAAGACCGGCGCCGTGCTCGACCTCGACATTTCCCCGGAAGCCCTGACCCCGCGCCAGACGCTGAGCCAGATGCGGCAGGCCGCGCTCGCCAAGCAGGCGCGAAAGGAGAACGTATGA
- a CDS encoding electron transfer flavoprotein subunit beta/FixA family protein, with product MKLLVPVKRVVDYNVKIRVKADGSGVELANVKMSMNPFDEIAVEEALRLKEAGKASEVIVVSIGPAQAAETIRTGLAMGADRGILVKVDGVVEPLAVAKLLKKVVEQENPGLVILGKQAIDDDCNQTGQMLAALLGWAQGTFASKVELGADSVDVTREVDGGLQTVGLKLPAIVTTDLRLNEPRYASLPNIMKAKKKPLDETTAEALGVDVAPRLKVLKTAEPAGRSAGIKVANAAELVSKLKTAGVI from the coding sequence ATGAAGCTCCTGGTGCCCGTGAAGCGGGTGGTTGATTACAACGTGAAGATCCGCGTCAAGGCGGACGGGTCCGGCGTCGAGCTGGCCAACGTCAAGATGTCGATGAACCCGTTCGACGAGATCGCGGTGGAAGAGGCGCTGCGCCTCAAGGAAGCGGGCAAGGCGAGCGAAGTGATCGTAGTCTCGATCGGCCCGGCGCAGGCGGCCGAGACGATCCGCACCGGCCTCGCCATGGGCGCCGATCGCGGCATCCTCGTCAAGGTCGACGGCGTGGTCGAGCCGCTCGCGGTGGCCAAGCTCTTGAAGAAGGTCGTCGAGCAGGAGAACCCCGGCCTCGTCATCCTCGGCAAGCAGGCAATCGACGACGACTGCAACCAGACCGGGCAGATGCTCGCCGCCCTGCTCGGCTGGGCGCAGGGCACGTTTGCGTCGAAGGTCGAGCTCGGCGCCGACAGCGTCGACGTGACGCGCGAGGTCGATGGCGGCCTGCAGACCGTTGGCCTGAAACTCCCGGCGATCGTCACCACCGATCTGCGCCTGAACGAGCCGCGCTACGCCTCGCTGCCCAACATCATGAAGGCGAAGAAGAAGCCGCTCGACGAGACCACGGCCGAAGCGCTCGGCGTCGATGTCGCCCCGCGCCTCAAGGTGCTGAAGACGGCGGAGCCGGCCGGCCGCTCCGCCGGCATCAAGGTGGCCAACGCCGCCGAACTCGTCTCCAAGCTCAAGACCGCCGGGGTGATCTGA
- a CDS encoding ABC transporter ATP-binding protein has translation MNAAGGQGQALLELQGVDAHYGPVQALRGVDLRVDKGEIVSLIGANGAGKTTLLSAIFGAPRISAGRILHRGEDISRLPTNKVAGRGIALVPEGRQIYQEMSVEENLMMGTTAIGMERYEEDRDAMFDLFPRLKERRNQVAGTMSGGEQQMLAVARAMMARPELILFDEPSLGLAPLVVKRIFEVLAEIAAMGKTIFLVEQNANLALRLSHRAYVMVTGRIQMSGASAALLDNADVRNAYLGVH, from the coding sequence ATGAATGCTGCCGGCGGGCAAGGCCAGGCGCTGCTGGAACTGCAGGGCGTCGACGCTCATTACGGGCCGGTGCAGGCGCTGCGCGGTGTCGATCTGCGGGTCGACAAGGGCGAGATCGTCAGCCTGATCGGCGCGAATGGGGCCGGGAAGACGACCTTGCTCTCGGCGATCTTCGGAGCGCCCCGGATCTCGGCCGGACGCATTCTGCACCGCGGAGAAGACATCTCGCGCCTACCCACCAACAAGGTGGCGGGACGAGGAATCGCGCTCGTCCCCGAAGGCCGGCAGATCTATCAGGAGATGAGCGTCGAGGAGAATCTGATGATGGGGACTACCGCCATCGGGATGGAGCGCTACGAGGAGGATCGCGACGCCATGTTCGATCTCTTCCCGCGGCTCAAGGAGCGCCGCAACCAGGTCGCGGGAACCATGTCGGGCGGCGAGCAGCAGATGCTTGCGGTGGCCCGGGCGATGATGGCGCGGCCCGAGCTCATCCTGTTCGATGAGCCTTCGCTCGGCCTTGCCCCGCTGGTGGTGAAACGGATCTTCGAGGTGCTTGCCGAGATCGCGGCCATGGGAAAGACGATCTTTCTCGTCGAGCAGAACGCCAATCTCGCGTTACGCCTGTCGCATCGCGCCTACGTGATGGTGACCGGCCGCATCCAGATGTCCGGTGCCAGCGCGGCCCTGCTCGACAATGCCGACGTGCGCAACGCCTATCTCGGCGTGCACTGA
- a CDS encoding ABC transporter substrate-binding protein: MKTITKFSLATSLAAMLLTASASYAADTIKIGVAGPMTGANATFGEQIWSGASAFIKDVNASGGVGGKKIELVKGDDACEPKQAVAVANRFVDQDKVNAVVGHFCSSSTIPASEIYSDAGILMVTPASTNPIVTDRKLENIFRTCGRDDQQAVVAGAYILDTLKADKIALIHDKDTYGQGLVDALKRTLAERGVAPVLYEGLTRGERDFNALVTKIKSSGATAIYFGGLIPEAGPLIRQIREQGLTAKFISGDGIAQKELVAAAGGAKFLKDAYYSSAADPRKDPDAAEAQAALKKAGIAPDNYTLYGYASAQAVVDALKGTNGGDVKAQIAWLRKASVKTAVGQLGWDAKGDVKGFKWVFYTFDDNGNAIPAK, translated from the coding sequence ATGAAGACGATCACGAAATTCTCGCTGGCGACCAGTCTTGCGGCGATGCTGCTGACGGCTTCGGCGTCTTATGCCGCCGATACGATCAAGATCGGCGTGGCCGGGCCGATGACCGGCGCCAATGCCACCTTCGGCGAGCAGATCTGGTCCGGCGCCTCGGCCTTCATCAAGGATGTGAATGCGTCGGGCGGCGTCGGCGGCAAGAAGATCGAGCTGGTGAAGGGCGATGATGCCTGCGAGCCCAAGCAGGCCGTCGCCGTCGCCAACCGCTTCGTCGACCAGGACAAGGTCAATGCGGTGGTGGGTCATTTCTGTTCGTCGAGCACGATCCCGGCCTCCGAGATCTATTCCGACGCCGGCATTCTCATGGTGACGCCGGCTTCGACGAATCCGATCGTCACCGATCGCAAGCTGGAGAACATCTTCAGGACCTGCGGACGCGACGATCAGCAGGCTGTCGTGGCCGGCGCCTATATTCTCGACACGCTGAAAGCGGATAAGATCGCCCTGATCCACGACAAGGATACTTACGGGCAGGGTTTGGTCGATGCGCTGAAGCGGACGCTCGCGGAGCGCGGCGTGGCGCCGGTGCTCTATGAAGGGCTGACGCGCGGCGAGCGCGACTTCAACGCGCTGGTGACGAAGATCAAGAGCTCGGGCGCGACGGCGATCTATTTCGGCGGCCTGATCCCCGAGGCCGGCCCCCTGATCCGCCAGATCCGCGAACAGGGGCTGACGGCCAAGTTCATCAGCGGCGACGGCATCGCGCAGAAGGAACTCGTTGCCGCCGCCGGCGGCGCCAAGTTCCTCAAGGACGCCTATTATTCCTCGGCGGCCGACCCGCGCAAGGATCCCGACGCCGCCGAGGCGCAGGCCGCGCTGAAGAAGGCCGGCATCGCGCCCGACAACTACACCCTCTACGGCTACGCCTCCGCGCAGGCCGTCGTCGACGCTCTCAAGGGCACGAATGGCGGCGACGTCAAGGCGCAGATCGCCTGGCTGCGCAAGGCCTCGGTCAAGACCGCGGTCGGTCAGCTCGGCTGGGACGCCAAGGGCGACGTCAAGGGCTTCAAATGGGTGTTCTACACCTTCGACGACAACGGCAACGCCATTCCCGCGAAGTGA
- a CDS encoding FadR/GntR family transcriptional regulator, translated as MSIITQRGNLAEIVASQLSERIDAGIYPPGDKLPSSAQLCEEFGVSRTVIREAFASLKVGGRVTARQGAGVFVSERETRPLSFEISKIDDVRSAMQILELRLGVELQAVALAASRRTPEALAEIARAYDLMDRLDTQDAEAEAKADFEFHLAIARATRNPHFPSFLEAVMSEISFDLVLKRRGFFGGPAYLKKVNKEHAGILAAITQGDVKAARAAMTQHLEESLARYRKLLEEAP; from the coding sequence TTGAGCATCATCACCCAACGGGGAAACCTCGCCGAGATCGTTGCTTCGCAACTCTCGGAACGGATCGACGCCGGCATCTACCCGCCTGGCGACAAGCTGCCGTCGAGTGCTCAGCTCTGCGAGGAGTTCGGGGTGAGCCGTACTGTTATTCGCGAGGCCTTTGCGTCGCTGAAGGTGGGTGGGCGGGTGACAGCCCGGCAGGGCGCTGGCGTCTTCGTTTCCGAGCGCGAGACGCGACCGCTCAGCTTCGAGATCAGCAAGATCGATGACGTTCGTTCCGCCATGCAGATCCTTGAGTTGCGGCTCGGGGTCGAACTGCAGGCGGTGGCGTTGGCGGCGTCCCGCCGGACACCAGAGGCGCTGGCCGAGATTGCGCGCGCCTACGACCTCATGGACCGTCTCGACACGCAGGACGCAGAGGCAGAGGCGAAAGCCGATTTCGAGTTCCACCTCGCCATCGCCAGAGCGACGCGCAATCCGCACTTTCCTAGTTTCCTTGAGGCTGTAATGAGCGAGATCAGCTTCGATCTCGTCCTCAAGCGACGTGGCTTCTTCGGTGGGCCAGCCTACCTCAAGAAGGTCAATAAGGAGCACGCCGGGATCCTTGCCGCGATCACGCAAGGAGACGTCAAAGCCGCGAGGGCAGCGATGACGCAGCATCTCGAGGAAAGTCTCGCCCGCTATAGAAAGCTTCTCGAGGAAGCTCCATAG
- a CDS encoding branched-chain amino acid ABC transporter permease LivH (LivHMGF is the membrane component of the LIV-I/LS branched-chain amino acid transporter), producing the protein MSFHILAQQLVNGITLGSIYGLIAVGYTMVYGVIRMINFAHGDVYMVSAYIAAITLAVLHYFGIDSVPFAVISVLVITCFITGIYGWSIEQVAYRPLRGSTKLAPLISAIGISLILQSYVQISQGARDQGVPVLIEGTIRVGTAQDFAQITYMQLIILVASFVAMAILTYLIGHTKIGRHCRATQQNRHMSAVLGVNTDRIISTVFVIGAATAAVGGVLVTLNYGSFNFFIGFVMGIKAFTAAVLGGIGSLPGAILGGLLLGLTEALFAGYVSTDYKDVFAFGLLIALLLFRPYGLLGRPEIQKV; encoded by the coding sequence ATGAGCTTCCACATTCTCGCCCAGCAGCTCGTCAACGGCATTACGCTGGGTTCGATCTACGGCCTGATCGCCGTCGGCTACACTATGGTCTACGGCGTCATCAGGATGATCAACTTCGCCCATGGCGACGTCTACATGGTGTCGGCCTATATCGCGGCGATCACCTTGGCCGTGCTGCATTATTTCGGGATCGACTCGGTTCCGTTCGCGGTCATCTCGGTTCTCGTCATCACCTGCTTCATCACCGGCATCTATGGCTGGTCGATCGAGCAGGTCGCCTATCGGCCGCTGCGCGGCTCGACGAAGCTTGCTCCCCTGATCTCGGCGATCGGCATCTCGCTGATCCTGCAGAGCTATGTCCAGATCTCCCAGGGCGCGCGCGACCAGGGCGTCCCCGTGCTCATCGAAGGGACGATCCGGGTCGGGACCGCGCAGGACTTCGCCCAGATCACCTATATGCAGCTCATCATCCTGGTTGCGTCCTTCGTGGCCATGGCGATCCTGACCTATCTGATCGGCCACACGAAGATCGGCCGGCATTGCCGGGCCACGCAGCAGAACCGGCATATGTCGGCGGTGCTGGGCGTCAACACTGACCGCATCATCTCCACCGTGTTCGTCATCGGCGCGGCCACCGCCGCCGTCGGCGGCGTGCTCGTCACCTTGAACTACGGCTCCTTCAATTTCTTCATCGGCTTCGTCATGGGCATCAAGGCCTTCACGGCCGCGGTGCTCGGCGGCATCGGCTCGCTGCCGGGGGCGATCCTCGGCGGCTTGCTGCTGGGCCTGACCGAAGCGCTCTTCGCCGGCTATGTCAGCACCGACTACAAGGATGTCTTCGCTTTCGGCCTTCTGATCGCGCTGCTGCTGTTCCGCCCCTACGGCCTGCTCGGCCGCCCCGAAATTCAGAAGGTGTGA
- a CDS encoding pyrroline-5-carboxylate reductase — MKLGFVGTGTISSAVIAGLAKSSLDIEEVIVSPRNAETAARLSEQHALVSVGKDNQDVVDRSQIVFLAVRPQIAEAVIRDIHFRSGQHVVSFIPVVSPETIAGWIGVPVKITQALPLPFVAHRLGATAFYPPEETISAIFSALGTAVAVTDRREYELLTTGSALMGTYFGILESAERWLTESGVPSLQAHAYLRQLFTGLAYATAVSPNAAFAELRSEFSTKGGLNEQIFRDFQGSGGTAALEGALAGALARVRGG, encoded by the coding sequence GTGAAGCTCGGATTTGTCGGAACGGGGACGATCTCGTCTGCCGTCATCGCCGGCCTGGCAAAATCAAGCCTCGATATCGAGGAGGTGATCGTTTCGCCCCGCAATGCCGAGACGGCGGCGAGACTCTCCGAGCAACATGCCCTCGTCTCCGTCGGCAAGGACAATCAGGACGTGGTCGATCGATCACAGATTGTGTTTCTGGCGGTCAGGCCGCAGATCGCAGAGGCGGTGATCCGAGATATCCATTTTCGATCCGGGCAACATGTCGTCAGCTTCATCCCGGTCGTTTCGCCGGAGACGATTGCCGGATGGATTGGCGTGCCGGTGAAGATTACTCAGGCGCTGCCGCTTCCCTTCGTGGCGCACAGGCTGGGTGCCACGGCATTCTACCCGCCCGAGGAGACCATCTCCGCGATTTTCTCCGCTCTCGGGACCGCCGTTGCCGTCACGGACCGGCGGGAATACGAGCTGCTGACGACAGGCAGCGCCTTGATGGGCACCTATTTCGGCATTCTGGAGAGCGCAGAGCGCTGGCTCACCGAAAGTGGCGTTCCGTCCCTCCAAGCCCATGCCTATTTGCGGCAACTATTCACTGGCCTCGCTTATGCGACGGCGGTCTCTCCGAACGCTGCCTTTGCGGAACTGCGCTCCGAATTCTCGACAAAGGGCGGGCTGAACGAGCAGATCTTCCGGGACTTCCAGGGGAGCGGCGGAACGGCTGCGCTGGAGGGCGCTCTGGCGGGCGCCTTGGCGCGAGTCCGAGGCGGATAA